The following are encoded in a window of Panicum virgatum strain AP13 chromosome 5N, P.virgatum_v5, whole genome shotgun sequence genomic DNA:
- the LOC120675255 gene encoding aspartic proteinase NANA, chloroplast-like, whose translation MAGRRMTLPLLVLLAAAFLAATTGSNSKSSAVFELIHREQATWTELARNDRERMAFISSRGRRRAAETGTATAKPSKAAPASEAFAMPLSSGAYTGTGQYFVRFRVGTPAQPFLLVADTGSDLTWVKCLRPAAADDDPAFGAGYGYSYGAPAPTDSSPLPAPSSSSPPPHGRVFRPDDSRTWAPIPCSSDTCTASLPFSLAACRTPGSPCAYDYRYKDGSAARGTVGSDSATIALSGRGAAAAAVASRSRRQRRAKLRGVVLGCTTSYSGDSFVASDGVLSLGYSNISFASHAAGRFGGRFSYCLVDHLAPRNATSYLTFGRNPALSPAARTACAGTPAAVPGARQTPLLLDHRLRPFYAVTVNGVSVDGELLKIPRLVWNIERGGGTILDSGTSLTVLASPAYRVVVAALSKKLAALPRVIMDPFEYCYNWTSPSTGEDLTVPVPDLAFHLAGAARLQPPAKSYVIDAAPGVKCIGVQEGEWPGVSVIGNILQQEHLWEFDTKNRRLRFMRSRCTQ comes from the exons ATGGCGGGACGCCGAATGACGCTGccgctgctggtgctgctggcgGCCGCGTTCCTGGCCGCCACCACTGGCAGCAACAGCAAGTCCTCGGCGGTGTTCGAACTGATCCACCGGGAGCAGGCGACCTGGACCGAGCTGGCGCGCAATGACCGGGAGCGCATGGCGTTCATCTCCtcgcgcgggcgccgccgcgccgcggagaCGGGCACGGCCACGGCCAAGCCCAGCAAGGCCGCGCCCGCGTCCGAGGCCTTCGCGATGCCGCTCTCCTCGGGCGCCTACACGGGCACCGGCCAGTACTTCGTCCGCTTCCGCGTGGGCACGCCCGCGCAGCCGTTCCTGCTCGTGGCCGACACCGGCAGCGACCTGACCTGGGTCAAgtgcctccgccccgccgccgccgacgacgaccCCGCCTTCGGCGCCGGCTACGGCTACAGCTACGGCGCCCCGGCGCCGACCGACTCCtccccgctgccggcgccgtcgtcctcctccccgccgccgcacgggcGCGTCTTCCGGCCGGACGACTCCCGGACGTGGGCGCCCATCCCGTGCTCCTCCGACACCTGCACGGCGTCCCTGCCCTTCTCCCTCGCCGCCTGCCGCACCCCCGGCAGCCCCTGCGCCTACGACTACCG GTACAAGGACGggtcggcggcgcgcgggacggTGGGCTCCGACTCGGCGACCATCGCGCTgtcggggcgcggcgcggcggcggcggcggtggccagcaGGAGCAGGAGACAGCGGCGGGCCAAGCTGCGGGGCGTCGTGCTGGGCTGCACCACCTCCTACAGCGGCGACAGCTTCGTGGCCTCCGACGGTGTGCTCAGCCTCGGCTACAGCAACATCTCCTTCGCGTCCCACGCCGCGGGGCGCTTCGGCGGGCGCTTCTCCTACTGCCTCGTCGACCACCTCGCCCCGCGGAACGCCACCAGCTACCTCACCTTCGGGCGCAACCCGGCCCTGTCGCCGGCCGCCAGGACCGCCTGCGcggggacgccggcggcggtgcccggCGCCAGGcagacgccgctgctgctcgacCACCGGCTACGCCCGTTCTACGCCGTCACCGTCAACGGCGTCTCCGTCGACGGGGAGCTCCTCAAGATCCCGCGCCTAGTCTGGAATATcgagaggggcggcggcaccATCCTCGACTCGGGCACGAGCCTCACGGTGCTAGCCAGCCCGGCGTACCGGGTCGTGGTCGCGGCGCTGAGCAAGAAGCTCGCGGCGCTGCCCCGGGTGATCATGGACCCGTTCGAGTACTGCTACAACTGGACGTCGCCGTCGACGGGCGAGGACCTGACCGTGCCCGTGCCGGACTTGGCCTTTCACCTCGCGGGGGCGGCACGCCTGCAGCCGCCGGCGAAGAGCTACGTGATCGACGCGGCGCCCGGCGTGAAGTGCATCGGCGTGCAGGAGGGGGAGTGGCCCGGGGTGTCCGTCATCGGCAACATCCTGCAGCAGGAGCACCTGTGGGAGTTCGATACCAAGAACCGACGACTCAGATTTATGAGGTCGCGGTGCACGCAATGA
- the LOC120675256 gene encoding UPF0678 fatty acid-binding protein-like protein At1g79260, with amino-acid sequence MESAGAGTPAPTQPPVPHPAVAPLAFLLGKWRGEGEGSFPTISSFRYGEELLFSHHPSKPVISYTQKTWKAASGEPMHAESGYWRPRPDGSIEVVIVQSTGLAEVQKGSYDAEKKTVTLQSELVGNASKVKQITRAFQVADGELSYVVQMATITTSLQPHLKALLKRI; translated from the exons ATGGAATCCGCCGGAGCAGGCACGCCGGCGCCCACGCAGCCGCCGGTGCCGCACCCGGCGGTCGCTCCGCTAGCCTTCCTTCTGGGCAAGTGGCGCGGGGAAGGCGAGGGCAGCTTCCCCACCATCTCCTCCTTCCGCTACGGCGAGGAGCTCCTCTTCTCGCACCACCCCTCCAAG CCGGTGATCTCGTACACGCAGAAGACGTGGAAGGCGGCGTCCGGCGAGCCGATGCACGCCGAGAGCGGGTACTGGCGGCCCCGCCCCGACGGCTCCATCGAGGTGGTCATCGTGCAGAGCACGGGCCTCGCCGAGGTTCAG AAGGGTTCGTATGATGCTGAAAAGAAAACTGTGACACTCCAAAGCGAACTTGTAGGCAATGCGTCAAAG GTGAAGCAGATAACGAGAGCTTTTCAAGTGGCAGATGGGGAGCTCTCGTACGTCGTTCAGATGGCAACAATCACAACTAGCCTACAGCCACATCTCAAGGCCCTTCTCAAAAGGATTTGA
- the LOC120675257 gene encoding 60S ribosomal protein L37a-1-like isoform X2: protein MTKRTKKAHIVGKYGTRYGASLRKQIKKMEVSQHSEYFCEFCGKFAVKRKAVGIWGCKDCGKFKAGGAYTMNTASAVTVRSTIRRLREQTEA, encoded by the exons ATG ACGAAGCGCACCAAGAAGGCTCACATCGTTGGCAAATATG GAACTAGGTATGGTGCTAGCTTGCGTAAGCaaatcaagaagatggaggtATCTCAGCATTCCGAGTACTTCTGCGAGTTCTGCGGAAAG TTTGCTGTGAAGAGGAAAGCAGTTGGAATCTGGGGATGCAAGGACTGTGGGAAGTTCAAGGCTGGTGGTGCTTACACCATGAA CACTGCCAGTGCAGTCACGGTCAGGAGCACAATCCGGCGCTTGAGAGAGCAGACTGAAGCATGA
- the LOC120675257 gene encoding 60S ribosomal protein L37a-1-like isoform X1: protein MPMQTKRTKKAHIVGKYGTRYGASLRKQIKKMEVSQHSEYFCEFCGKFAVKRKAVGIWGCKDCGKFKAGGAYTMNTASAVTVRSTIRRLREQTEA, encoded by the exons ATGCCTATGCAGACGAAGCGCACCAAGAAGGCTCACATCGTTGGCAAATATG GAACTAGGTATGGTGCTAGCTTGCGTAAGCaaatcaagaagatggaggtATCTCAGCATTCCGAGTACTTCTGCGAGTTCTGCGGAAAG TTTGCTGTGAAGAGGAAAGCAGTTGGAATCTGGGGATGCAAGGACTGTGGGAAGTTCAAGGCTGGTGGTGCTTACACCATGAA CACTGCCAGTGCAGTCACGGTCAGGAGCACAATCCGGCGCTTGAGAGAGCAGACTGAAGCATGA